The Pangasianodon hypophthalmus isolate fPanHyp1 chromosome 5, fPanHyp1.pri, whole genome shotgun sequence genome includes a window with the following:
- the tmtc4 gene encoding protein O-mannosyl-transferase TMTC4, which translates to MALCEPHWDQHIPWPKIQALQSRLLVASVALICFINSYDGDFVFDDSEAIINNKDLNPATPLSNIWKNDFWGSNLSSNSSHKSYRPLTVLTFRLNYLLAGGLHPVGFHVLNIGLHCVISALMIDVFAILIAGLACDGKAKRLAHLPKASVLAALFFAAHPVHTESVAGIVGRADLLCALFFQLSFLSYCKAFQAGDKPEKFSVSWIMVSLLLCGVAMLCKEQGITVLGVNASFDVLVICNVNIYDLTRRLLVAKKAAVVIEKVRSGLLVRLVLLLLGGSLLLFARWRIMGTGPPAFTEVDNPASFADNVFFRIVNYNYYYSLNAWLLLCPWWLCFDWSMGCVPLIKSAGDWRIVCLLLLWACLIGLIRQALCSPDSSERRTLTFGLVLLVIPFLPASNLFFRVGFVIAERVLYLSTAGYCLILAYAVGYCCCRWRRPKKLLRAAMLALLGVNVARCALRSQQWRSEQSLFTSALSVCPLNAKVHYNVGKNLADRGNQSAAIKYYREAVRLHPKYVHAMNNLGNILKERNELQEAEDMLSTAVLIQPDFAAAWMNLGIVQNSLKKFEEAEKSYWNAIKFRKKYPDCYYNLGRLYADQNRHVDALNAWRNATMLKPDHSLAWNNMVILLDNTGNLAQAEMIGKEALKILPKDHTIMFSLANVLGKQQKYKESEGFFLNALKINPNAASCHGNLAVLYHRWGKLDLAKRHYELALKLDPSAPGTKENYNMLKRKLEQQQRTVV; encoded by the exons ATGGCGCTGTGTGAACCGCATTGGGATCAACACATCCCCTGGCCAAAGATCCAAGCTCTACAGTCCCGCCTGCTAGTGGCCTCAGTGGCCCTGATTTGCTTCATAAACAGCTACGATGGAGACTTTGTCTTTGATGATTCAGAAGCTATAATCAATAACAAG GATCTAAACCCAGCCACTCCTCTGAGTAACATCTGGAAAAATGACTTCTGGGGTAGCAACTTGAGCAGCAACTCCAGCCACAAATCCTACCGGCCGCTGACTGTTCTCACCTTTAG GCTTAACTACCTCTTGGCTGGTGGGCTGCATCCGGTGGGCTTCCATGTGCTCAATATCGGCCTCCACTGTGTTATCTCTGCATTAATGATTGATGTCTTTGCAATATTAATTGCTGGTTTGGCCTGTGATGGGAAAGCTAAAAGACTTGCACATCTTCCGAAGGCATCTGTCTTGGCTGCGCTGTTTTTTGCTGCACACCCGGTTCACACAGAAAGT GTGGCTGGCATTGTGGGTCGGGCAGACCTCTTGTGTGCCCTGTTTTTCCAACTCTCATTCCTTTCGTACTGCAAAGCATTTCAGG CTGGTGACAAGCCCGAAAAATTCTCAGTGTCATGGATAATGGTCAGCCTTCTGCTCTGTGGTGTGGCTATGCTATGTAAAGAGCAAGGAATTACAGTTTTG ggaGTGAATGCTTCGTTTGATGTCCTCGTGATCTGCAACGTGAATATCTATGACCTGACTCGCAGACTTCTAGTGGCAAAGAAAGCTGCAGTT GTTATTGAGAAGGTCAGAAGTGGACTGCTGGTCAGACTGGTCCTGCTGCTTTTGGGGGGCTCCTTGCTTTTATTTGCAAGATGGAGAATTATGGGTACAGGGCCCCCAGCCTTCACTGAAGTCGACAACCCAGCTTCCTTTgctgataatgttttttttagg ATTGTGAACTATAATTACTACTACTCCTTGAATGCATGGCTGCTGCTGTGTCCCTGGTGGCTGTGTTTTGATTGGTCAATGGGCTGTGTACCTCTTATTAAATCAGCCGGTGACTGGAGAATCGtctgtctgctgctgctgtgggcCTGCTTGATTGGCTTGATAAGGCAAGCTCTGTGCTCCCCAGACAGCAGCGAGAGAAG GACTCTGACATTTGGTTTGGTGCTGCTGGTCATCCCCTTCCTGCCAGCCAGTAATCTGTTCTTCCGTGTTGGCTTTGTGATAGCTGAGCGGGTACTGTATCTCTCCACTGCTGGTTACTGCCTCATCCTGGCCTACGCAGTGGGTTACTGCTGTTGCCGCTGGAGGAGACCCAAG AAGCTGCTGCGGGCGGCCATGTTGGCCCTGCTGGGTGTCAATGTGGCACGCTGCGCCTTGCGCAGTCAGCAGTGGAGGTCTGAGCAGAGCCTCTTCACCAGTGCCTTGTCTGTCTGCCCGCTCAACGCTAAG GTTCATTATAATGTTGGCAAAAACCTCGCTGACCGAGGCAACCAGAGTGCTGCAATCAAGTACTACAGGGAAGCTGTGAG GTTGCACCCAAAATATGTCCATGCCATGAACAATCTGGGAAACATACTGAAAGAGAGGAACGAACTACAGGAGGCAGAAGACATGCTGTCTACAGCTGTTCTCATCCA GCCTGATTTTGCTGCTGCTTGGATGAATTTGGGTATTGTGCAGAACAGTCTAAAGAAGTTTGAAGAGGCAGAGAAAAGCTACTGGAATGCTATTAAATTCAGGAAGAAGTATCCAGATTGCTACTACAATTTGGGGCGACTG tatgcaGATCAGAATCGCCACGTGGATGCTCTGAATGCCTGGAGGAATGCCACCATGTTGAAGCCTGATCACAGCCTGGCATGGAATAACATGGTTATACTATTGGATAACACTG GCAATTTGGCTCAAGCAGAGATGATAGGAAAAGAAGCTTTGAAGATACTACCTAAAGACCACACAATCATGTTTTCGTTAGCCAATGTGCTGGGGAAGCAGCAGAAATACAAG GAGTCGGAAGGTTTCTTTCTAAATGCACTGAAGATCAATCCCAATGCTGCCAGTTGCCATGGCAATCTTG CTGTTCTGTACCACCGCTGGGGGAAGCTGGACTTGGCTAAGAGGCATTATGAGCTTGCTTTAAAACTGGATCCCAGTGCTCCAGGGACCAAGGAAAACTACAACATGCTGAAACGCAAGTTAGAGCAGCAGCAAAGGACAGTTGTTTAA